A single region of the Brachypodium distachyon strain Bd21 chromosome 3, Brachypodium_distachyon_v3.0, whole genome shotgun sequence genome encodes:
- the LOC104583609 gene encoding uncharacterized protein LOC104583609, which yields MEEFNLNGSGVPSRVLCLEPGADRWTDVPVLALPHLQHAVARGCPDPRIHLAGDHWHVYDFPNKRRYVEDQPTTTSVPLAWFDEGGTPFFPPGLAAGVPVAASENCTVSEHQAVTIVSRWTMEMAAVNRAEISVPGEFAESIFREMERQMGINGVKLGWYGASAEDVRMASAGLFRSPNWELLGAHRAYGHGLHLSPLRFPHLR from the coding sequence ATGGAGGAGTTCAACCTCAACGGCAGCGGCGTGCCTTCGCGGGTGCTCTGCCTGGAGCCCGGCGCCGACCGGTGGACCGACGTCCCCGTGCTCGCGCTCCCCCACCtccagcacgccgtcgcccgcGGGTGTCCCGACCCTAGGATACACCTCGCCGGCGACCACTGGCACGTCTACGACTTCCCCAACAAGAGGCGCTACGTGGAGGACCAGCCCACAACCACCAGCGTGCCGCTCGCCTGGTTCGACGAGGGCGGCACCCCCTTCTTCCCGCCCGgcctggccgccggcgtcccGGTGGCGGCCAGCGAGAACTGCACGGTCAGCGAGCACCAGGCCGTCACCATCGTCAGCAGGTGGACCATGGAAATGGCGGCGGTCAACAGAGCGGAGATCTCCGTCCCAGGCGAGTTCGCGGAGAGCATCTTTCGGGAGATGGAGAGGCAAATGGGGATCAACGGCGTCAAGCTCGGCTGGTACGGCGCCTCCGCGGAGGACGTGAGGATGGCGAGCGCAGGCTTGTTCCGGAGCCCCAACTGGGAGCTTCTCGGGGCCCACCGCGCGTACGGCCACGGCCTGCACCTC